In one window of Crocosphaera subtropica ATCC 51142 DNA:
- the lexA gene encoding transcriptional repressor LexA: MEPLTPAQKELYDWLVNHIHQHQYPPSIRQMMRAMNLRSPAPVQSRLERLRDKGYVTWIEGKARTIKPLQVKKPGIVIKGAIAAGGLVEPFTDEQSILELPYVLNQNDYYALRVDGNSLNSEAIADQDIAIIRRLTPEETVKNGEIVAAKVEGYSVRLSYYHLDSEQITLISFDKENSLKVLRTTVEIQGVFVGIWRSN, from the coding sequence ATGGAGCCACTAACCCCTGCTCAAAAAGAATTATATGATTGGTTGGTTAATCACATTCATCAACATCAATATCCTCCTTCGATTCGTCAGATGATGAGAGCGATGAATTTGCGATCTCCTGCACCGGTTCAATCTCGTTTAGAAAGGTTGCGAGATAAAGGGTATGTGACCTGGATCGAGGGGAAAGCGCGAACCATCAAACCCCTACAAGTCAAAAAGCCAGGAATAGTCATCAAGGGAGCCATAGCTGCCGGTGGTTTAGTCGAACCCTTCACTGATGAACAATCAATTCTAGAACTTCCCTACGTTCTCAACCAAAATGATTACTATGCCTTACGAGTAGATGGGAATAGTTTAAACTCAGAAGCGATCGCAGATCAGGACATAGCCATCATCCGTCGTCTCACCCCAGAAGAAACGGTAAAAAACGGAGAGATAGTCGCTGCCAAAGTCGAAGGCTATAGTGTAAGGTTGAGTTATTATCATTTAGATTCTGAGCAGATAACTTTGATATCTTTTGATAAAGAAAACTCATTAAAAGTTCTGAGAACGACTGTAGAAATACAAGGGGTTTTTGTAGGGATATGGAGAAGTAATTAG
- a CDS encoding IS5-like element ISCysp18 family transposase, with amino-acid sequence MYRKKERSQITPEKFELLPLTKLSPENRWVIMAELIPWEEFEEEYAKQFKIEKGAPAKPFKMALGALIIKEQLGISDRETVEQIKENPYLQYFIGLEAYTFEPPFEASMMVHFRQRINVDLVKRINEEMVKRGRERIEQKSEKKGVEEEETGERKNKGKLILDATCAPGDIKYPTDLEILNQGRKATEQIIDTLYKSIKGKLKKKPRTYRNIARIEYLRIVKNRRSTKKERREAIRKQLKYIEKNLVSIEKLILEGATLNSLNKRQRNLLEAVKKVHEQQLQMWEKETKSVPERIVSITQPHIRPIVRGKAGKPTEFGAKLSVSYVDNYIFLDRISWENFNESGDLQEQIEKFKQTYGCYPFSVHADRIYRSKANKDWCKQRGIRLSGIGLGRPPKNISQEERKQTRIDEAFRNRIEGKFGQAKRKFSLDLVKTKLKETSETAIAMTFLVVNLCQLLRQILLLLFSFSFISKTFELDEQIMIMKTYFINLFTAVKVIDLEVNYWLLAA; translated from the coding sequence ATGTACCGCAAAAAAGAGCGATCGCAGATCACCCCAGAAAAATTTGAATTATTGCCCCTGACCAAGTTATCGCCAGAAAATCGTTGGGTGATCATGGCCGAGCTAATACCCTGGGAAGAATTTGAAGAAGAGTATGCGAAACAATTTAAAATAGAAAAAGGCGCACCAGCAAAACCATTTAAGATGGCGTTAGGCGCACTGATAATCAAAGAACAACTGGGGATAAGCGATAGAGAAACCGTAGAGCAAATAAAAGAAAATCCATATTTACAATATTTTATCGGATTGGAAGCCTATACATTTGAGCCTCCCTTTGAAGCCTCAATGATGGTACATTTTAGACAAAGGATAAATGTAGATTTAGTAAAGAGGATTAATGAAGAAATGGTAAAAAGAGGGAGAGAACGAATCGAGCAGAAGTCCGAAAAAAAGGGGGTAGAAGAAGAAGAAACAGGAGAAAGGAAAAATAAAGGCAAACTGATCTTGGATGCCACCTGCGCCCCTGGAGATATCAAGTATCCGACGGATTTGGAAATCTTAAATCAAGGAAGAAAAGCAACTGAACAGATAATAGATACTCTCTATAAATCGATAAAAGGAAAATTAAAGAAAAAGCCCAGAACTTATCGAAATATAGCAAGAATTGAGTATTTAAGAATAGTAAAAAACCGTCGTTCTACTAAAAAAGAGAGAAGAGAAGCGATTAGAAAACAACTTAAGTATATTGAAAAGAATCTAGTCAGTATAGAGAAACTAATCTTAGAGGGAGCGACCTTAAATAGTCTAAATAAAAGACAAAGAAATCTTCTAGAAGCTGTCAAAAAAGTCCATGAACAGCAACTCCAGATGTGGGAAAAAGAAACCAAAAGTGTTCCCGAAAGAATTGTCAGTATAACTCAACCGCATATTCGACCTATCGTGAGAGGAAAAGCAGGGAAACCCACAGAGTTTGGAGCCAAACTCTCAGTAAGTTATGTAGATAATTATATATTTCTAGACCGAATAAGTTGGGAAAATTTTAATGAATCTGGAGACTTGCAAGAACAAATTGAAAAGTTTAAACAGACTTATGGTTGTTATCCATTCTCAGTTCATGCAGATAGAATTTATCGAAGTAAAGCCAATAAAGATTGGTGTAAACAAAGAGGAATTAGACTCAGTGGAATAGGCTTAGGAAGACCTCCTAAAAACATCAGTCAAGAAGAGAGAAAGCAAACTAGAATAGACGAAGCATTTAGGAATAGAATTGAAGGAAAATTTGGACAAGCAAAGAGAAAATTTAGTCTAGATTTGGTTAAAACTAAGCTTAAAGAAACTTCAGAAACTGCTATTGCTATGACCTTTTTAGTAGTTAATCTTTGCCAACTGCTTCGGCAGATATTATTGTTGCTTTTTTCATTTTCTTTTATTAGCAAAACATTTGAACTAGATGAACAGATTATGATAATGAAAACTTATTTTATCAATCTTTTTACAGCAGTTAAAGTTATTGATTTAGAGGTAAATTACTGGCTTTTGGCCGCATAA
- a CDS encoding LexA family protein, which yields MTGLTPEETVNNGEIVAANIEGHGVTLGRYTLDFSEVTLISFDKEKTLKVPRTTLEIQGVVVGIWRNN from the coding sequence GTGACTGGTTTGACCCCAGAAGAAACAGTGAACAACGGGGAAATAGTCGCTGCTAATATCGAAGGCCATGGTGTGACATTAGGAAGATATACATTAGATTTTTCTGAGGTGACATTGATATCTTTCGATAAAGAAAAGACGTTAAAAGTTCCGAGAACAACTTTAGAAATACAAGGGGTAGTTGTAGGAATATGGAGAAATAATTAG
- a CDS encoding helix-turn-helix domain-containing protein, translating to MTLTFNQDKYKQLLTQYPPKLIRTEAENEEALLIIEDLMNRPQRTPEEDELYELLVFLVEKFETEFYQPGKSATPVSVLTLLMEQKNVSTTDISALFQDKLNWEALNNNTVMITPSQAEILGDFFGVDKTLFLEKKRN from the coding sequence ATGACCCTTACTTTTAATCAAGACAAGTACAAACAGTTATTAACTCAATATCCTCCTAAGCTCATCAGAACTGAAGCTGAGAACGAAGAAGCACTATTAATTATTGAAGATTTAATGAATCGTCCTCAAAGAACCCCTGAAGAGGATGAACTGTATGAACTTTTAGTTTTCTTAGTCGAGAAATTTGAAACAGAATTTTATCAGCCTGGAAAATCGGCTACCCCTGTCTCGGTGTTAACTCTCCTCATGGAACAAAAAAATGTATCTACAACTGATATTTCTGCACTTTTTCAAGATAAATTAAATTGGGAAGCCTTAAATAATAATACCGTGATGATTACCCCCTCTCAAGCAGAGATTTTAGGGGATTTTTTCGGGGTAGATAAGACCTTATTTCTTGAAAAAAAACGTAATTAA
- a CDS encoding IS630 family transposase (programmed frameshift), with translation MITDNKEKIELIKEFLENSSNGRETQRALAVKLVLEGYRYERVSEILSVSLGFISKWVNAFNFGGINGLKSGYKGSKSYLTNQERTEIIEWLIEQKTWDISELEVYLIEKYDVVYQSLQSYYKILKEAKISWQKGQQINPRYHEEVNSKKNQEIAQILENRREEIDSGKLIVYIVDECHLHWEDICGYLWNLIKEPLKIPLLNPKERQTYYGALNLLTQEFILLPYQKGNGKNTVDFVQQLQKKNPEAKTLWIWDGASYHRGKEMQKFLARENQDLSPEEWRVTCCLFAPYSPQENPVEAIWLQLKTLLRRFYRFGKNFKIVKRLFQLFVELKLFNLPNFKNYEAFSRFS, from the exons ATGATAACAGACAATAAGGAGAAAATTGAGCTAATTAAAGAGTTTCTTGAAAATTCATCAAACGGGAGAGAGACTCAAAGAGCTTTAGCGGTAAAGTTAGTGCTAGAAGGCTATCGTTATGAAAGAGTCTCAGAAATTTTATCTGTGTCACTAGGATTTATTAGTAAATGGGTTAATGCTTTTAATTTTGGGGGTATAAATGGTTTAAAATCAGGATACAAAGGAAGTAAAAGTTACTTAACAAATCAAGAACGTACCGAGATAATTGAGTGGCTAATTGAACAAAAAACCTGGGATATTTCTGAACTAGAAGTTTATCTAATTGAGAAATATGATGTGGTTTATCAATCTCTTCAAAGTTATTATAAGATTTTAAAAGAGGCGAAAATTTCTTGGCAAAAGGGGCAACAAATTAATCCTAGATATCATGAAGAAGTCA ACTCAAAAAAAAACCAAGAAATAGCGCAAATTCTGGAAAATAGACGAGAGGAAATAGATTCAGGAAAGCTGATAGTGTATATAGTTGATGAATGTCATCTTCACTGGGAGGATATTTGCGGATATCTATGGAACTTAATAAAAGAACCCTTAAAAATTCCTCTTTTAAATCCTAAAGAAAGACAGACATATTATGGGGCATTAAATTTATTAACTCAAGAATTTATTTTGCTTCCTTATCAAAAAGGAAATGGAAAAAACACGGTAGATTTTGTCCAACAATTACAGAAAAAAAATCCCGAAGCTAAAACCTTATGGATTTGGGATGGAGCCAGTTATCATAGAGGAAAAGAAATGCAAAAGTTTTTAGCTAGAGAAAATCAAGATTTGTCACCAGAAGAATGGCGAGTAACCTGTTGTCTTTTTGCTCCTTATTCCCCTCAAGAAAATCCCGTAGAAGCAATTTGGTTACAACTCAAAACTTTACTGAGAAGATTTTATAGATTTGGGAAAAATTTTAAAATTGTTAAACGTCTTTTTCAACTTTTTGTTGAGTTGAAACTATTCAATCTTCCTAATTTTAAAAACTACGAGGCTTTTTCACGATTCAGTTAG
- a CDS encoding SDR family oxidoreductase produces the protein MLNVENKVIAITGASSGIGEATAKLLAQNGAKVVLGARRTDKLKKLIEEIYASDGTAEFKAVDVTNRQNVKAFVEFAKDKFGRVDVIFNNAGVMPLSPMNALKVEEWDNMINVNIQGVLNGIAAGLPIMEAQGGGHIINTASIGAHVVVPTAAVYCATKYAVWAISEGLRQESQNIRVTTISPGVVETELGSDITDRSAKGALQEFRKISLSPDAIARAVLYAVSQPDDVDVNEIIVRPTASAF, from the coding sequence ATGTTGAATGTAGAAAACAAAGTAATTGCTATCACCGGAGCCAGTAGTGGTATTGGTGAAGCCACCGCAAAGCTGCTCGCCCAAAATGGTGCAAAAGTTGTTTTGGGTGCACGGCGGACAGACAAGCTAAAAAAGCTAATCGAGGAGATTTACGCATCCGATGGTACAGCAGAATTTAAAGCGGTCGATGTCACCAATCGCCAAAATGTGAAAGCATTTGTTGAGTTTGCTAAAGACAAATTTGGTCGCGTCGATGTCATTTTTAACAATGCAGGTGTGATGCCCCTATCTCCGATGAATGCCCTGAAAGTCGAGGAATGGGACAATATGATTAATGTGAATATCCAGGGCGTATTGAATGGTATTGCGGCAGGGCTACCGATTATGGAAGCGCAAGGTGGCGGGCACATCATCAATACTGCGTCCATTGGTGCCCATGTGGTAGTACCCACGGCGGCAGTTTACTGCGCAACCAAGTATGCGGTTTGGGCAATTTCCGAAGGATTGCGGCAGGAATCACAAAATATTCGCGTCACCACCATATCTCCAGGTGTTGTTGAAACCGAACTTGGTTCTGATATTACAGACAGATCGGCGAAAGGTGCTTTGCAGGAATTTCGCAAAATTTCGCTCAGCCCAGATGCGATCGCGAGAGCGGTGCTGTACGCCGTATCCCAACCCGATGATGTTGACGTAAATGAAATCATAGTCCGCCCGACGGCCAGTGCGTTCTGA
- a CDS encoding SDR family NAD(P)-dependent oxidoreductase translates to MIKNITKIALVTGSSRGLGKNTALSLAKKGVDVIVTYRSSEAEANSVVSKIEAMGSKAVALQLDTSNIKTFDSFVGQLKQSLQNKWQTERVDFLVNNAGIGVYAPFAERTEEAFDRLMNIHVKGVFFLTQKLLPLLKDGGRIVNISSGLARFALPGYAAYGAMKGAIKVLTRYMAKELGHRQIAVNVVAPGAIETDFAEGSVRDNPEINNFIASQTALGRVGLPDDIGGAIASLLSEDNLWVNAQRIEVSGGMFL, encoded by the coding sequence ATGATAAAAAACATCACAAAAATCGCTTTAGTAACGGGATCGAGTCGGGGATTGGGCAAAAATACCGCTTTATCACTCGCTAAAAAAGGAGTTGATGTGATCGTGACGTATCGCAGTAGTGAGGCAGAAGCAAACAGCGTGGTATCTAAGATCGAAGCAATGGGCAGTAAAGCTGTTGCTCTGCAACTGGATACTTCTAACATCAAAACTTTTGACAGTTTTGTAGGGCAACTCAAGCAATCACTCCAGAACAAATGGCAAACTGAACGGGTTGACTTCCTCGTCAACAATGCTGGAATAGGCGTTTATGCTCCTTTTGCCGAGAGGACTGAGGAAGCATTTGATCGCTTGATGAATATCCATGTGAAGGGAGTTTTCTTCTTGACACAAAAACTTCTGCCTTTGCTTAAAGATGGAGGGCGGATTGTCAACATTTCCTCTGGTCTTGCTCGGTTTGCTCTACCAGGCTATGCTGCTTATGGAGCAATGAAGGGGGCGATCAAGGTCTTGACTCGATATATGGCAAAGGAATTGGGACACCGACAAATTGCAGTGAACGTAGTGGCTCCAGGTGCAATTGAAACAGATTTTGCTGAGGGTTCAGTGCGGGACAATCCAGAAATTAACAATTTCATCGCTTCACAAACCGCATTAGGTCGAGTTGGTCTTCCCGATGATATTGGAGGTGCGATCGCCTCTTTACTTTCTGAAGACAACCTCTGGGTGAATGCTCAGAGAATTGAAGTCTCTGGCGGTATGTTTCTTTAA
- a CDS encoding AraC family transcriptional regulator: MTIEISNPDVIADRCQELATLVMRHTEFNGNGIHSTAIKQLDLTRSDTVSTALHSVYQPILALVVQGQKEALLGEKRYQYGAGQYLIISVDLPLSGFVIEATPEKPYLGLKLNLDLMQLCDLVVQMSPRLNKKENSVQGLSVSNVDAGLIECALRLVKLLDTPQHISMLAPIMICELNYRLLIGKQSEAVRQIATSGSNMQRIASAIKLLKAKFTQPIRIEDLASHVSMSTSSFHQHFKRVTSMSPLQYQKQLRLLEARRLMLAENVDAMSAAYQVGYESSSQFSREYARMFGAPPIRDIERLRTAGSVAKTE, from the coding sequence ATGACAATCGAAATCTCTAATCCTGATGTAATCGCAGATAGGTGTCAAGAACTTGCGACATTGGTGATGCGACATACCGAGTTTAATGGGAATGGTATTCATTCAACGGCAATCAAGCAATTGGACTTGACGCGATCTGATACTGTATCTACTGCACTTCATAGTGTGTATCAGCCAATCCTCGCACTTGTCGTTCAAGGTCAGAAAGAAGCATTACTAGGTGAGAAGAGATATCAGTATGGAGCAGGGCAATATCTGATTATTTCGGTCGATTTACCGCTAAGCGGATTTGTAATTGAGGCGACACCCGAGAAGCCATATTTGGGGCTGAAGTTGAACTTAGATCTGATGCAACTGTGCGATTTAGTTGTTCAAATGAGTCCTAGGTTGAATAAGAAAGAGAATTCTGTCCAAGGCTTATCGGTCAGTAATGTTGATGCTGGACTGATCGAGTGCGCCCTTCGCCTGGTCAAGCTCTTAGATACACCGCAACATATTTCCATGCTTGCACCCATAATGATTTGCGAACTCAACTATCGTCTGCTTATCGGTAAACAAAGTGAAGCGGTGCGCCAAATTGCTACATCGGGTAGTAATATGCAACGAATTGCTTCAGCCATCAAACTACTCAAGGCTAAATTTACTCAGCCGATACGAATCGAGGATTTAGCGAGCCATGTCAGTATGTCTACTTCGTCGTTTCATCAGCATTTCAAGCGAGTAACCTCGATGAGTCCCCTTCAGTATCAAAAACAGCTAAGACTCTTGGAAGCGCGTCGCCTCATGCTTGCCGAAAACGTCGATGCGATGTCTGCTGCCTATCAGGTTGGGTATGAAAGTTCCTCGCAGTTTAGTCGCGAATATGCGCGGATGTTTGGTGCTCCACCAATTCGGGACATCGAACGGCTAAGAACTGCTGGTTCTGTCGCAAAAACAGAGTAA
- a CDS encoding IS4 family transposase, which translates to MLPEIYNNHLTTYLKKSEYLILLIVVELIQAYRKVRLEELASRFPSPILFESRRKKLKRFFEIPCLTIDGVWIPIIKQWLKESFNPGQVLHIVIDRSQWGLINILMVSLVVDNRGIPLYFELLDHTGNSNFDTQKSILSRVLPLLKEYKIVILGDREFCSAELAKWLHGQKKVYYALRLKKSHYIEVEKEMWTQLKDLGLSPGSSLYYQGVKVTKTKGFSGVNLAAKWSRNYRKKAQKEPWYILTNLESLSAVTEAYSYRMGIEEMFRDFKLGGYNIEGTQVTGDRLIALILLGTLAYSMATFQGSLILRKGVANYISRPSESKRRYKRNSSFSIGLKAYSWLNSLSFFAEEVQELIRLVPNKRAYYSRGLRAVTIIQSAF; encoded by the coding sequence ATGTTGCCAGAAATTTATAACAATCATTTAACAACGTACCTGAAAAAATCGGAATATTTAATACTGTTAATTGTGGTAGAATTAATACAAGCTTATAGAAAAGTTAGGTTAGAAGAGTTAGCAAGTCGTTTCCCTAGTCCGATTTTATTTGAGAGTCGTAGGAAAAAGCTAAAACGATTTTTCGAGATACCTTGTTTGACAATTGATGGGGTATGGATACCTATCATAAAACAGTGGTTAAAGGAATCATTTAATCCTGGGCAGGTGTTACATATTGTTATCGATAGAAGCCAATGGGGATTGATTAATATCTTGATGGTGAGTCTAGTAGTTGATAATAGAGGAATTCCCCTATATTTTGAGTTGCTAGATCATACAGGTAATAGCAATTTTGACACACAAAAAAGCATATTGAGTCGGGTATTGCCGTTACTGAAAGAATACAAAATCGTTATATTGGGGGATAGAGAATTCTGTTCAGCAGAACTAGCAAAGTGGTTACATGGACAAAAAAAAGTTTATTATGCGCTCCGATTGAAGAAAAGTCACTATATTGAAGTAGAAAAGGAAATGTGGACGCAACTAAAAGATTTAGGCTTATCTCCAGGTTCTTCTCTATATTATCAGGGGGTAAAAGTCACCAAGACCAAAGGATTTAGTGGAGTAAATTTAGCAGCCAAATGGTCACGAAATTATCGAAAAAAAGCACAAAAAGAACCCTGGTATATTTTAACTAATTTAGAGAGTTTATCAGCAGTAACTGAAGCTTACTCATATAGAATGGGCATTGAAGAAATGTTTAGAGATTTCAAATTAGGGGGTTATAATATAGAAGGAACTCAAGTAACTGGAGACAGATTAATCGCTCTAATCTTATTAGGAACTCTAGCTTATTCAATGGCAACTTTTCAAGGAAGTCTAATCCTAAGAAAAGGAGTCGCTAATTATATTAGTCGTCCATCTGAATCAAAGCGTCGTTATAAGAGAAATAGTAGTTTTTCTATCGGATTGAAAGCCTATTCCTGGCTTAACTCATTATCATTTTTTGCTGAAGAAGTTCAGGAATTGATACGTCTTGTTCCTAACAAACGCGCTTATTATTCGAGAGGTCTGAGGGCTGTAACCATTATTCAATCAGCTTTTTGA